Proteins encoded by one window of Lycium barbarum isolate Lr01 chromosome 11, ASM1917538v2, whole genome shotgun sequence:
- the LOC132617854 gene encoding receptor like protein 29, translated as MCGSFSLSLPLLLLLIMPISLLSISANRNSTDMDPNELETLFKIMQSVSSDQNWRTSHPHPCSSSWLGIECKKGLDNKPHVTRLDFGTYPNPTCKATSSFPSIIFQLPNLESVFFIQCFTHTKTRISVPKNRVFNSSLQQLSIRSNPALIGSIPLELSLIKSLQVLTLSQNNLIGEIPVEIFSMSFLVHLDLSYNKLTGRVPDQLGNLRAVVGLDLSYNKFIGPIPDTIGQLGMLQKLDLSSNSFTGSIPESIENLHSLIFLALSNNNLSGNFPKGLQKLQSLQYFLMDENPMFIPLPGEFGQLKKLQELRLAGCGYSNTIPSSYSQLSNLRTLSLQNNRLTGEIPDEFSSLSHIYHLNLSRNILGGVVPFKSSFLRRLGRNLDLSGNPGLCLSPSEANGVFIGVEVCGSNNSTNSITLPFKKSEVPSQKKIPLFLVGASGIVIVYHLFLLV; from the exons ATGTGTGGTTCATTTTCACTCTCTCTTCCTCTACTTCTACTCCTCATCATGCCCATCTCACTTCTTTCTATCTCCGCCAATCGAAACTCAACAGACATGGATCCTAATGAGCTGGAAACTCTTTTCAAGATTATGCAATCTGTTTCCTCTGATCAAAACTGGAGAACTTCACATCCACATCCATGTAGTTCATCTTGGCTTGGAATAGAATGCAAAAAAGGCCTTGATAATAAACCCCACGTTACTCGTCTTGATTTTGGCACTTATCCGAACCCAACATGCAAGGCGACATCCTCATTCCCTAGTATCATTTTCCAACTCCCAAATCTTGAATCTGTTTTTTTCATCCAGTGCTTCACACACACTAAAACAAGAATATCTGTCCCAAAAAATAGAGTTTTTAACTCTTCACTTCAGCAACTAAGTATAAGATCAAATCCTGCACTTATTGGCTCTATCCCTCTTGAACTCTCCCTAATAAAGTCACTTCAAGTTCTCACTTTGTCACAAAACAATCTAATTGGCGAAATCCCAGTAGAAATCTTCAGCATGAGCTTTCTTGTACATCTTGATTTGAGCTACAACAAGCTAACag GTAGAGTCCCTGACCAACTTGGCAATCTCCGAGCAGTCGTAGGCCTTGATTTGAGCTATAACAAGTTCATTGGGCCAATCCCTGATACAATTGGGCAACTTGGTATGCTTCAAAAACTGGACTTGAGCTCAAATTCATTTACTGGAAGTATTCCCGAGAGCATTGAAAACTTACATTCTTTGATTTTCTTGGCTTTGAGTAACAACAACTTAAGTGGAAACTTTCCCAAAGGATTACAAAAGCTTCAAAGCTTGCAATATTTTCTTATGGATGAAAATCCAATGTTCATACCATTGCCAGGAGAATTTGGTCAGTtgaagaaacttcaagaactGAGACTAGCCGGCTGTGGTTATTCAAATACAATTCCATCAAGTTACTCACAACTTTCGAATTTAAGGACATTGTCGTTGCAGAATAATCGATTGACCGGGGAAATCCCAGATGAATTTTCAAGTCTTTCACATATATATCATCTGAATTTGAGTAGAAATATTCTGGGAGGTGTGGTTCCTTTTAAATCTAGTTTCTTAAGAAGGTTAGGTAGGAATTTGGACCTTAGTGGAAATCCAGGGTTGTGTTTAAGTCCATCTGAAGCAAATGGAGTGTTCATTGGAGTTGAAGTTTGTGGGAGCAACAATAGTACTAATTCCATAACCTTGCCATTTAAGAAATCTGAAGTTCCATCTCAAAAGAAAATACCACTCTTTCTTGTGGGTGCTTCAGGTATTGTGATAGTTTACCATCTGTTTTTACTTGTGTGA
- the LOC132618275 gene encoding ubiquinone biosynthesis O-methyltransferase, mitochondrial, translated as MASKLVMNRLRSLYGISHLRDNFPFCNQVKWRSYSQPIPTNPPSPNTSTNTTTTSLNEFELAKFSAISETWWDAEGPFKPLHLMNPTRLAFIRSTLCRHFRKDPNCTRPFEGLKFVDVGCGGGILSEPLARMGATVTGVDAVDKNIKIARLHADLDPQTSAIEYCCTTAESLVEEQRQFDAVLALEVIEHVADPAGFCKSLSALTIPGGATVISTINRSMRAYATAIVAAEYLLHWLPKGTHQWSSFLTPEELVLILQRASISVQEMAGFVYNPLTGRWSLSDDISVNFIAFGMKPPNRDEPLD; from the exons ATGGCTTCAAAGCTCGTTATGAACCGACTGAGATCCCTCTACGGAATCTCTCATCTCAGAGACAATTTCCCATTTTGTAATCAAGTAAAATGGCGTTCTTATTCTCAGCCAATTCCTACAAATCCTCCATCACCTAATACGTCTACAAATACAACTACAACTTCTCTCAATGAATTTGAACTTGCCAAATTCTCAGCCATTTCTGAAACCTG GTGGGATGCAGAAGGACCCTTTAAGCCATTACATCTGATGAATCCTACAAGACTTGCTTTCATTAGGTCCACTCTTTGTCGGCATTTCAG AAAGGATCCTAATTGCACTAGACCTTTTGAAGGACTGAAGTTCGTTGACGTTGGTTGTGGAGGCGGAATTTTATCTGAG CCTTTGGCTCGAATGGGAGCAACGGTCACGGGAGTTGATGCTGTAGACAAAAATATTAAGATTGCGCGCCTTCATGCG GATTTGGATCCACAGACTTCTGCAATTGAATACTGTTGCACAACAGCTG AAAGCCTGGTTGAAGAACAGAGACAATTTGATGCTGTGCTTGCGCTAGAG GTGATTGAGCATGTAGCAGATCCTGCTGGATTCTGCAAATCGCTATCAGCATTGACCATTCCTGGTGGTGCTACAGTGATATCAACAATTAATCGTTCAATGAGAGCATATGCAACAGCAATTGTTGCAGCAGAGTATCTCCTACATTGG CTTCCCAAAGGGACACATCAATGGTCAAGCTTTCTAACACCGGAGGAACTAGTCCTTATTCTTCAGCGTGCTTCTATATCT GTGCAAGAGATGGCTGGATTTGTATACAACCCTTTGACGGGTCGCTGGTCCTTGTCTGATGACATCAGTGTTAATTTCATCGCTTTCGGAATGAAACCACCCAATAGGGATGAACCTCTAGATTAA
- the LOC132619102 gene encoding uncharacterized protein LOC132619102 codes for MRCMVPSLIDLCVQTAVDNVRYLGDVGETDIHLLERILPHCTLEQLIHVENSTEGRDLSQVTNRLWKRFYQIEFGEKSINQVVERMKQRKVTFKWKQLYEAKTKEVEETQQRSFERIKELYQKEDAKRQSRQVRVCTKVPPSSNKRSFYGSGPGSSFGNTKSSLMKKAKIEFVNSREVKNLAAMKNKGVQRTHSQVSSIKPGRFSKMESCSRSKFTSR; via the exons ATGAGGTGTATGGTTCCTTCGCTGATAGATTTATGTGTTCAGACAGCTGTAGATAATGTTAGATACCTTGGCGATGTTGGTGAAACAGATATTCATCTACTAGAGCGCATTTTGCCTCACTGTACTCTTGAACAATTAATACATGTGGAGAATTCCACAGAA GGAAGAGATCTCAGTCAAGTGACTAATAGACTTTGGAAGAGGTTTTACCAGATTGAGTTTGGTGAGAAGAGCATCAATCAGGTGGTTGAGAGAATGAAGCAAAGGAAAGTTACATTTAAATGGAAACAATTGTATGAG GCAAAGACAAAGGAAGTCGAGGAAACTCAGCAAAGGTCATTCGAAAGAATCAAGGAATTGTATCAAAAGGAAGATGCGA AACGACAGAGCCGACAAGTTCGAGTCTGCACAAAGGTTCCACCTTCTAGCAATAAAAGAAGCTTTTACG GTAGTGGACCTGGTAGCAGTTTTGGCAACACAAAGAGTTCCTTGATGAAGAAGGCAAAAATAGAGTTTGTTAACAG TCGAGAAGTAAAGAATTTGGCTGCTATGAAGAATAAGGGTGTGCAAAGAACTCATAG CCAAGTTTCTTCCATAAAACCAGGTCGTTTTTCCAAAATGGAGTCGTGCTCAAGATCAAAATTTACTAGCCGGTAA